The following proteins come from a genomic window of Triticum aestivum cultivar Chinese Spring chromosome 6A, IWGSC CS RefSeq v2.1, whole genome shotgun sequence:
- the LOC123130860 gene encoding fatty acid desaturase DES2-like, whose amino-acid sequence MGAGGRMTEKERELLGRGGASTTFQRSPTDKPPFTLAQIKKAIPPHCFERSVIKSFSYLGHDLVIVAALLYVALVWIPTLPSVLQLGAWPLYWVVQGCVMTGVWVIAHECGHHAFSDSSLLDDIVGLVLHSWLLVPYFSWKYSHRRHHSNTGSLERDEVFVPKQKETLAWYAPYIYSNPVGRLGLLVVQLTIGWPMYLSLNTCGRPYLRFACHFDPYSPIYNDRERAQVSISDVGVLAVSLALSKLASALGFWWVVRVYGVPLLIVNAWLVLVTYLQHTHPALPHYDSTEWDWLRGALATMDRDYGILNRVFHNITDTHVAHHLFSTMPHYHAMEATKAIKPILGEYYQFDPTPVAKATWREAKECIYVRPEDRKGVFWYSNKFSAP is encoded by the coding sequence ATGGGTGCCGGCGGCAGGATGacagagaaggagcgggagctgctCGGCCGCGGCGGCGCCAGCACGACCTTCCAGCGCTCGCCGACGGACAAGCCGCCGTTCACGCTGGCCCAGATCAAGAAGGCAATCCCGCCACACTGCTTCGAGCGCTCGGTGATCAAGTCCTTCTCCTACCTGGGCCATGACCTCGTCATCGTCGCGGCCCTACTGTACGTGGCGCTGGTCTGGATCCCCACCCTCCCGAGCGTGCTGCAGCTGGGCGCCTGGCCGCTCTACTGGGTCGTGCAGGGCTGCGTCATGACCGGCGTCTGGGTCATCGCGcacgagtgcggccaccacgcttTCTCCGACTCCTCGCTGCTCGACGACATCGTCGGCCTGGTGCTCCACTCGTGGCTGCTCGTCCCCTACTTCTCGTGGAAGTACAGCCACCGCCGCCACCATTCCAACACGGGCTCGCTGGAGCGCGACGAGGTGTTCGTCCCCAAGCAGAAGGAGACGCTGGCGTGGTACGCCCCCTACATCTACAGCAACCCCGTCGGACGTCTGGGGCTCCTCGTCGTGCAGCTGACCATCGGGTGGCCGATGTACCTGTCGCTCAACACCTGCGGCCGCCCGTACCTGCGCTTCGCCTGCCACTTCGACCCCTACAGCCCGATCTACAACGACCGGGAGCGCGCCCAGGTTTCCATCTCGGACGTCGGCGTGCTGGCCGTGTCCCTCGCCTTGTCCAAGCTCGCGTCGGCCTTGGGGTTCTGGTGGGTGGTGCGGGTCTACGGCGTGCCGCTGCTGATCGTGAACGCGTGGCTGGTCCTGGTCACCTACCTGCAGCACACCCACCCGGCGCTGCCGCACTACGACTCGACGGAGTGGGACTGGCTGCGCGGGGCGCTCGCCACCATGGACCGCGACTACGGCATCCTCAACCGCGTGTTCCACAACATCACGGACACGCACGTGGCGCACCACCTCTTCTCCACCATGCCGCACTACCACGCCATGGAGGCCACCAAGGCGATCAAGCCCATCCTCGGCGAGTACTACCAGTTCGACCCCACCCCCGTCGCCAAGGCCACATGGCGCGAGGCCAAGGAGTGCATCTACGTCCGGCCCGAAGACCGCAAGGGAGTCTTCTGGTACAGCAACAAGTTCTCTGCGCCTTAG